Sequence from the Egibacter rhizosphaerae genome:
AACTCCCTCACGCGGATCCCCGGCCGACCGACGACGCGGCGCGCGCGCTCCACGAGCTCGCTGCCACCTGGGCGACGGAATCGACCGGCACCGTTCGGGTCGTCGCGGCACACGGCGACGGTCCCGAGGGGGTCGGCTTGCTCACACCGACCGCGCGCGTCGAGGAGATCAGCGGGGACGAGGCCCTGGCACTGATGCAGTGGGCCGGTGCGAGCGGAGGGGCGCGTGGACGCCGACGCGGTGGGGCCGCGGGTCGTTTCGCCGCGTGGTGGGCCCTCGCGGCAGTCGCCGGCCTCGATTGGGACGACGACCCGGAGGCGCTGGCCGAGGAGCTCACGCTCGTCGCGGGCGAGCTCCGCATGTGGCGATGGGCTCCGGCCACCGACGCGCCGCGCCCGATCGAGGAGCCAGCGACTCCCGAGACCCCCGCGAACGGCACGACGCAGACGGACCCCGCGACGTCCGCGACAGCCAGGATCCCGGACGGGCCCGGCGGTGAGCAGGGATGGGTCCTGCGCCTGGCGATCGCCGATCCCTTGGATGGCCTCTCGTGGGTGATCGACGCCCACGACCGCGTCGACAGCGCGTTGCCGGACTGACCCGCTCCACGCGCTCCGGTCGGCGGGCCGGCGATGTGCGAGGATCCGCGCGACCGCGCTCGCATCAGCCGCGGTCATGGTCGGGTCCGGCCCGCGCGCCGGAACCCGCGAGCGAAAGAGCTCGACGCGACCCGGGGTACACATGCCTCTCGTGCTGGCGGTCCTGGTGGCGGCCGTCCTCATCGGCTACGCCCGCGGCGGACGGCTGCGCGCGCTCGCCACCCTCGATCTCCGCCGACCCTGGCTGCTCGCCGTCGCCGTCGTCACCCAGCTCACGGCGGCGGCCACACGCTTCGTCGGCGAGGGGACCGTTGAGGCCCTCGGACCCCCACTGCTCGCGGTGGGATTCGCCGCCGTCCTGCTGTTCCTGCTCGCGAACCGCCACCTGCCGGGGATCTGGTTGGCGTTCGTCGGCGTCGCGCTCAACACGCTCGTGATCCTCGCCAACGGCGCCATGCCGGTCTCGCCACGAGCGCTCGAGGTCGTGGGTGACGCCAGCGCCGCGCTGCCCGGCGGTCGCCACGCGTTGCTGGACGCGCGGACCCAGCTTCCGTGGTTGGCGGACGTCATCCCCGTGCCACCGCTGCGCAGCGTCGTCAGCGTCGGCGATCTGGTGCTCGCGGCGGGCGTCGGCTGGCTCGTCGTGCGTGTGATGGGATCGGCGCCCCCGCCGCTGGAGGGCGCCGGGGCCCCCGAACAGGGGTAGCACCGCCGCACGCGGGCCCTGAAAGGATGACGGGCGCGGACTGGCCCGAGCGGGGAGACCCGGGCGGACGATGACCGGGCGGACGTCGCCCGGGGGAGATCACTCGAGCCGCGGATTCGTGC
This genomic interval carries:
- a CDS encoding DUF5317 domain-containing protein, with translation MPLVLAVLVAAVLIGYARGGRLRALATLDLRRPWLLAVAVVTQLTAAATRFVGEGTVEALGPPLLAVGFAAVLLFLLANRHLPGIWLAFVGVALNTLVILANGAMPVSPRALEVVGDASAALPGGRHALLDARTQLPWLADVIPVPPLRSVVSVGDLVLAAGVGWLVVRVMGSAPPPLEGAGAPEQG
- a CDS encoding DUF6183 family protein; this encodes MDDRTTYDLQGLVDAADDAELLAAVDGLCGGRQWDALEDLAHRCRAAVELGRQLWGVAMHIDYRLAREAPAGHAARAVAPGAGRFALGPLTEVVAAQHTWSELAPHLVDPATRSTVAQERVLRGEDLCHADVAAELPLRLAPFEPSYPLPHYRDRSARFPAPPSATSPTGPPRELPHADPRPTDDAARALHELAATWATESTGTVRVVAAHGDGPEGVGLLTPTARVEEISGDEALALMQWAGASGGARGRRRGGAAGRFAAWWALAAVAGLDWDDDPEALAEELTLVAGELRMWRWAPATDAPRPIEEPATPETPANGTTQTDPATSATARIPDGPGGEQGWVLRLAIADPLDGLSWVIDAHDRVDSALPD